Proteins encoded in a region of the Antedon mediterranea chromosome 2, ecAntMedi1.1, whole genome shotgun sequence genome:
- the LOC140039259 gene encoding tripartite motif-containing protein 2-like codes for MAEAHGYVQEFESEILQCKRCLLLFDDERVPKYLPCLHTFCKQCLEEISAWSYWLNCPECDVRLHLPDGRINGIPDNFFIQNIQDYWSLYGKATTREDGLICAECKKGGIAELWCTECRQVICTGCVDEHKMSRLCNHGIYWYKDLRFKKHTLFCKNCQTKDNRELAVAWCCQCMTFICKACVVSHELASMMKHNIQPLTTFKPSDGMPMLRPHLFCDQHETMELSHYCFATKCQTALCVLCASSEHTDPPHNTSELQLGANGLKHRLKNFLKKSRVNESKLNKLRENIEKERKSIAKQVKETKQNIQDLMEKCHEMLNIREKELLDEVDENFKQWNEKLDEEVKEFEHDLIQVSCGCEFIDNALIHASNIDVVFAYNGLENRMADLSNWPVSNGPITIVETELQEQNRDEFEEVVKSLGNIYSFNEHEYPRFTKIHVHHCLVHTKWGVSIHTGNKYGMCKTGGARIEATLHDPSSRQIPCKIVSNCNGTYDVIYTPDHLGPLKLYVRVHGKPIAEYPFIVEVEPFLLVPKEAFVEEDAVVEIRVPVCLCGYHIIKRSDITDCVIRSSTSETVSNDIVSVPDKISEFLVKFKPKESGRHTIEVSINCRIGGVTTKETHFMVNEVNIDDLDLDVYDN; via the coding sequence ATGGCAGAAGCACACGGGTATGTACAAGAATTTGAATCTGAGATTCTGCAATGCAAGCGATGTCTGTTACTGTTTGACGATGAACGAGTTCCAAAATATCTGCCATGCCTTCATACCTTCTGTAAACAATGTTTAGAGGAGATCAGTGCATGGAGTTATTGGCTCAATTGTCCAGAATGTGATGTCCGACTTCATCTACCTGATGGCAGAATTAATGGAATCCCAGACAACTTCTTTATACAGAATATACAAGATTATTGGTCATTATATGGCAAGGCGACTACCCGCGAGGATGGATTAATCTGTGCAGAATGTAAAAAAGGAGGGATTGCCGAACTCTGGTGTACAGAATGTCGACAAGTGATCTGCACTGGATGTGTTGACGAACATAAAATGAGTCGTTTGTGCAATCATGGAATTTATTGGTACAAGGATCTACGATTTAAGAAGCATACACTCTTCTGTAAGAACTGCCAGACTAAGGATAACAGAGAACTGGCAGTGGCCTGGTGTTGCCAGTGTATGACGTTCATCTGCAAGGCTTGTGTTGTGTCACACGAACTCGCCTCTATGATGAAGCACAATATTCAACCATTGACAACATTCAAACCATCGGACGGAATGCCAATGTTAAGACCTCATCTATTTTGTGACCAGCATGAGACCATGGAACTGTCACATTACTGTTTTGCTACTAAGTGTCAGACGGCACTCTGTGTGCTGTGTGCTTCCTCTGAGCATACAGATCCACCGCACAACACGTCAGAATTACAATTGGGCGCGAATGGATTGAAACATCGATTAAAGAACTTTCTTAAAAAGTCAAGAGTAAATGAATCAAAATTAAACAAGCTGAGGGAAAACATTGAAAAAGAGAGAAAATCAATTGCAAAACAAGTAAAGGAAACAAAGCAGAATATCCAGGATTTAATGGAAAAATGCCACGAAATGCTCAATATTCGTGAAAAAGAGCTACTTGACGAAGTCGATGAAAACTTCAAACAGTGGAATGAGAAACTGGACGAAGAAGTTAAAGAGTTTGAGCACGATCTTATACAAGTGTCATGTGGTTGTGAATTTATAGACAATGCTCTTATTCATGCCAGTAATATCGACGTTGTCTTTGCTTATAATGGTCTTGAAAACCGGATGGCAGATCTCTCCAATTGGCCTGTTTCAAATGGACCTATAACTATCGTCGAAACGGAACTTCAAGAACAGAACCGCGACGAATTCGAAGAGGTTGTCAAATCACTTggaaatatttattcatttaatgaaCATGAATATCCAAGATTCACGAAAATACATGTTCATCATTGTTTGGTACATACCAAATGGGGTGTTAGTATACACACGGGAAATAAGTATGGTATGTGTAAGACTGGTGGAGCGCGGATTGAAGCGACATTACACGATCCGAGTTCCCGTCAAATTCCGTGCAAGATTGTAAGCAACTGTAACGGAACGTATGACGTCATATACACGCCTGATCATCTAGGACCATTAAAATTGTATGTGCGTGTACACGGTAAGCCGATAGCAGAGTATCCGTTTATTGTTGAAGTTGAGCCATTTTTACTGGTACCAAAGGAAGCGTTTGTAGAAGAGGACGCAGTTGTCGAGATTCGAGTTCCAGTTTGTCTTTGCGGTTACCACATCATCAAACGATCCGATATCACGGATTGCGTAATTCGTAGTAGTACTAGTGAAACGGTATCAAACGATATTGTCAGTGTTCCGGATAAGATATCGGAATTCCTCGTCAAATTCAAACCGAAAGAAAGTGGACGTCATACTATTGAAGTCTCTATCAACTGTAGAATAGGAGGGGTGACAAcaaaagaaacacattttatGGTGAATGAAGTAAACATTGATGACTTGGATTTAGACGTATACGATAATTAA
- the LOC140040346 gene encoding uncharacterized protein isoform X3, whose product MSNFNVTNPNANRSAISLGGEFTNRDRHAANKYKIGSLASIQRGKEKPRPKSQPSTEDQKDQAAFSYRPPQSAPSTGKARCDRFYEVEKDKSARRAFENHLPLKKNSGTTPSGTESSREYALGPGMRLTKSRSKMAVTINTGLMDLPKTHSRRPNESSAYQDPERDSLIFQLQNQVTDLTLYLEEERMNHKNTRDKAAVNLKAKLMDLEERYKDEINVLVNDHREELDLVKQLQKKELEHQKNGSDAAYSRLKGEMEFLQGAFEAYKTTLAQDMEDKWKKREGDLKVLFQEEMDKHMHELKTQLLEEKLREKNLMTREFHRQMQISSSDHKKEIDSMLKKFSSTSDDVQNLKKALEQLKSVQAELEDTVENLVVAKSKLAETRAELEITKRRLIGFEENFEEKVDEVDDKYKQQINNLMIDNSELRRRYMQKCDQLFDEKSQGEVRRMEKLSSTKEIMQMLVHVKNRSNISIACSNPNTDHIPKLALTRPLSAPCTKREENKAIRSAGETGYLREQDRSYTQYERRPRTTHLTSRAKSSLDFQDDHTSDTTHLLPL is encoded by the exons ATGAGCAATTTCAATGTAACCAATCCAAACGCCAACCGATCAGCCATTTCTCTCGGTGGTGAGTTTACAAACCGTGACCGACATGCCgctaataaatacaaaattggaAGTCTTGCTAGCATTCAACGAGGCAAAGAAAAGCCAAGGCCAAA GTCACAACCAAGTACTGAAGATCAAAAAGACCAGGCAGCGTTTTCATATAGACCCCCTCAAAGTGCACCCTCTACTGGTAAGGCACGGTGTGATCGTTTCTATGAAGTCGAAAAGGATAAGAGTGCTAGGAGAGCTTTTGAGAACCACCTCCCACTCAAGAAGAATAGTGGGACAACACCTTCAGGCACAGAG TCCTCACGAGAATATGCATTGGGGCCTGGGATGAGGCTAACAAAGAGTCGGAGTAAAATGGCAGTAACAATCAACACTGGATTAATGGACCTTCCAAAGACACACAGCAGGAGGCCTAATGAAAG TTCTGCCTACCAGGATCCAGAAAG GGACTCTTTAATTTTTCAACTACAGAATCAGGTCACTGACCTGACCTTATATTTAGAGGAGGAGCGCATGAATCATAAAAACACACGAGATAAG gctgCTGTGAATTTAAAAGCCAAGCTTATGGACCTGGAAGAAAGGTACAAAGATGAGATAAATGTACTTGTAAATGATCACAGGGAGGAATTAGATTTAGTGAAACAGTTACAAAAGAAAGAGTTGGAGCATCAAAAGAATGGTAGTGATGCTGCATATT CACGTTTAAAGGGTGAGATGGAGTTTTTGCAAGGTGCATTTGAAGCATATAAAACAACCTTAGCTCAAGATATGGAGGATAAATGGAAGAAACGAGAAGGTGACTTAAAGGTGCTGTTCCAGGAAGAAATGGACAAACACATGCATGAACTAA aaACACAACTACTTGAAGAAAAACTGAGGGAGAAAAACCTCATGACCAGAGAGTTTCATCGGCAGATGCAAATTTCATCCAGTGACCACAAAAAAGAAATTGAT agCATGTTAAAGAAGTTTTCAAGTACATCTGATGATGTACAAAACCTGAAGAAAGCTCTTGAACAGCTGAAATCTGTACAGGCAGAGCTTGAAGATACTGTGGAAAATCTGGTGGTTGCTAAATCAAAGTTAGCTGAAACAAGGGCAGAACTTGAAATAACA AAGAGACGGTTGATTGGATTTGAAGAAAATTTTGAAGAGAAAGTAGATGAAGTTGATGATAAATACAAACAACAGATAAACAATCTAATGATTGATAATTCTGAATTAAG GAGAAGATACATGCAGAAATGTGACCAACTATTTGATGAGAAATCACAAGGGGAGGTTAGGAGAATGGAGAAATTGAGTAGTACTAAAGAAATTATGCAG ATGCTTGTCCACGTCAAAAATAGATCCAACATAAGTATCGCATGTTCCAATCCCAACACAGACCACATTCCAAAACTTGCATTAACACGTCCGTTGAGTGCTCCATGCACTAAGCGTGAAGAAAACAAAGCTATTCGTTCGGCCGGAGAAACAGGTTATTTAAGAGAACAGGATAGGAGTTACACACAATATGAAAGGCGCCCTCGTACAACGCATTTAACGAGTAGAGCTAAGTCATCTTTAGATTTTCAAGATGATCATACTTCTGATACAACACATCTTCTTCCACTTTGA
- the LOC140040346 gene encoding uncharacterized protein isoform X1, with the protein MSNFNVTNPNANRSAISLGGEFTNRDRHAANKYKIGSLASIQRGKEKPRPKSQPSTEDQKDQAAFSYRPPQSAPSTGKARCDRFYEVEKDKSARRAFENHLPLKKNSGTTPSGTESSREYALGPGMRLTKSRSKMAVTINTGLMDLPKTHSRRPNESSAYQDPERRFNKAKEMTRFTKLPSLHSVKGPLKMGKNVPNNRLTTWTQNNRDSLIFQLQNQVTDLTLYLEEERMNHKNTRDKAAVNLKAKLMDLEERYKDEINVLVNDHREELDLVKQLQKKELEHQKNGSDAAYSRLKGEMEFLQGAFEAYKTTLAQDMEDKWKKREGDLKVLFQEEMDKHMHELKTQLLEEKLREKNLMTREFHRQMQISSSDHKKEIDSMLKKFSSTSDDVQNLKKALEQLKSVQAELEDTVENLVVAKSKLAETRAELEITKRRLIGFEENFEEKVDEVDDKYKQQINNLMIDNSELRRRYMQKCDQLFDEKSQGEVRRMEKLSSTKEIMQMLVHVKNRSNISIACSNPNTDHIPKLALTRPLSAPCTKREENKAIRSAGETGYLREQDRSYTQYERRPRTTHLTSRAKSSLDFQDDHTSDTTHLLPL; encoded by the exons ATGAGCAATTTCAATGTAACCAATCCAAACGCCAACCGATCAGCCATTTCTCTCGGTGGTGAGTTTACAAACCGTGACCGACATGCCgctaataaatacaaaattggaAGTCTTGCTAGCATTCAACGAGGCAAAGAAAAGCCAAGGCCAAA GTCACAACCAAGTACTGAAGATCAAAAAGACCAGGCAGCGTTTTCATATAGACCCCCTCAAAGTGCACCCTCTACTGGTAAGGCACGGTGTGATCGTTTCTATGAAGTCGAAAAGGATAAGAGTGCTAGGAGAGCTTTTGAGAACCACCTCCCACTCAAGAAGAATAGTGGGACAACACCTTCAGGCACAGAG TCCTCACGAGAATATGCATTGGGGCCTGGGATGAGGCTAACAAAGAGTCGGAGTAAAATGGCAGTAACAATCAACACTGGATTAATGGACCTTCCAAAGACACACAGCAGGAGGCCTAATGAAAG TTCTGCCTACCAGGATCCAGAAAG AAGATTTAACAAAGCCAAAGAAATGACACGTTTTACTAAGTTGCCAAGTTTACACTCTGTTAAAGGACCTTTAAAAATGGGGAAAAATGTCCCGAATAATAGACTGACCACATGGACTCAGAATAACAG GGACTCTTTAATTTTTCAACTACAGAATCAGGTCACTGACCTGACCTTATATTTAGAGGAGGAGCGCATGAATCATAAAAACACACGAGATAAG gctgCTGTGAATTTAAAAGCCAAGCTTATGGACCTGGAAGAAAGGTACAAAGATGAGATAAATGTACTTGTAAATGATCACAGGGAGGAATTAGATTTAGTGAAACAGTTACAAAAGAAAGAGTTGGAGCATCAAAAGAATGGTAGTGATGCTGCATATT CACGTTTAAAGGGTGAGATGGAGTTTTTGCAAGGTGCATTTGAAGCATATAAAACAACCTTAGCTCAAGATATGGAGGATAAATGGAAGAAACGAGAAGGTGACTTAAAGGTGCTGTTCCAGGAAGAAATGGACAAACACATGCATGAACTAA aaACACAACTACTTGAAGAAAAACTGAGGGAGAAAAACCTCATGACCAGAGAGTTTCATCGGCAGATGCAAATTTCATCCAGTGACCACAAAAAAGAAATTGAT agCATGTTAAAGAAGTTTTCAAGTACATCTGATGATGTACAAAACCTGAAGAAAGCTCTTGAACAGCTGAAATCTGTACAGGCAGAGCTTGAAGATACTGTGGAAAATCTGGTGGTTGCTAAATCAAAGTTAGCTGAAACAAGGGCAGAACTTGAAATAACA AAGAGACGGTTGATTGGATTTGAAGAAAATTTTGAAGAGAAAGTAGATGAAGTTGATGATAAATACAAACAACAGATAAACAATCTAATGATTGATAATTCTGAATTAAG GAGAAGATACATGCAGAAATGTGACCAACTATTTGATGAGAAATCACAAGGGGAGGTTAGGAGAATGGAGAAATTGAGTAGTACTAAAGAAATTATGCAG ATGCTTGTCCACGTCAAAAATAGATCCAACATAAGTATCGCATGTTCCAATCCCAACACAGACCACATTCCAAAACTTGCATTAACACGTCCGTTGAGTGCTCCATGCACTAAGCGTGAAGAAAACAAAGCTATTCGTTCGGCCGGAGAAACAGGTTATTTAAGAGAACAGGATAGGAGTTACACACAATATGAAAGGCGCCCTCGTACAACGCATTTAACGAGTAGAGCTAAGTCATCTTTAGATTTTCAAGATGATCATACTTCTGATACAACACATCTTCTTCCACTTTGA
- the LOC140040346 gene encoding uncharacterized protein isoform X2, whose protein sequence is MSNFNVTNPNANRSAISLGGEFTNRDRHAANKYKIGSLASIQRGKEKPRPKSQPSTEDQKDQAAFSYRPPQSAPSTGKARCDRFYEVEKDKSARRAFENHLPLKKNSGTTPSGTESSREYALGPGMRLTKSRSKMAVTINTGLMDLPKTHSRRPNERFYVDEIPHSKPYFFSASSSAYQDPERDSLIFQLQNQVTDLTLYLEEERMNHKNTRDKAAVNLKAKLMDLEERYKDEINVLVNDHREELDLVKQLQKKELEHQKNGSDAAYSRLKGEMEFLQGAFEAYKTTLAQDMEDKWKKREGDLKVLFQEEMDKHMHELKTQLLEEKLREKNLMTREFHRQMQISSSDHKKEIDSMLKKFSSTSDDVQNLKKALEQLKSVQAELEDTVENLVVAKSKLAETRAELEITKRRLIGFEENFEEKVDEVDDKYKQQINNLMIDNSELRRRYMQKCDQLFDEKSQGEVRRMEKLSSTKEIMQMLVHVKNRSNISIACSNPNTDHIPKLALTRPLSAPCTKREENKAIRSAGETGYLREQDRSYTQYERRPRTTHLTSRAKSSLDFQDDHTSDTTHLLPL, encoded by the exons ATGAGCAATTTCAATGTAACCAATCCAAACGCCAACCGATCAGCCATTTCTCTCGGTGGTGAGTTTACAAACCGTGACCGACATGCCgctaataaatacaaaattggaAGTCTTGCTAGCATTCAACGAGGCAAAGAAAAGCCAAGGCCAAA GTCACAACCAAGTACTGAAGATCAAAAAGACCAGGCAGCGTTTTCATATAGACCCCCTCAAAGTGCACCCTCTACTGGTAAGGCACGGTGTGATCGTTTCTATGAAGTCGAAAAGGATAAGAGTGCTAGGAGAGCTTTTGAGAACCACCTCCCACTCAAGAAGAATAGTGGGACAACACCTTCAGGCACAGAG TCCTCACGAGAATATGCATTGGGGCCTGGGATGAGGCTAACAAAGAGTCGGAGTAAAATGGCAGTAACAATCAACACTGGATTAATGGACCTTCCAAAGACACACAGCAGGAGGCCTAATGAAAG ATTCTATGTAGATGAAATACCTCATTCAAAACCTTATTTCTTCTCTGCATCCAGTTCTGCCTACCAGGATCCAGAAAG GGACTCTTTAATTTTTCAACTACAGAATCAGGTCACTGACCTGACCTTATATTTAGAGGAGGAGCGCATGAATCATAAAAACACACGAGATAAG gctgCTGTGAATTTAAAAGCCAAGCTTATGGACCTGGAAGAAAGGTACAAAGATGAGATAAATGTACTTGTAAATGATCACAGGGAGGAATTAGATTTAGTGAAACAGTTACAAAAGAAAGAGTTGGAGCATCAAAAGAATGGTAGTGATGCTGCATATT CACGTTTAAAGGGTGAGATGGAGTTTTTGCAAGGTGCATTTGAAGCATATAAAACAACCTTAGCTCAAGATATGGAGGATAAATGGAAGAAACGAGAAGGTGACTTAAAGGTGCTGTTCCAGGAAGAAATGGACAAACACATGCATGAACTAA aaACACAACTACTTGAAGAAAAACTGAGGGAGAAAAACCTCATGACCAGAGAGTTTCATCGGCAGATGCAAATTTCATCCAGTGACCACAAAAAAGAAATTGAT agCATGTTAAAGAAGTTTTCAAGTACATCTGATGATGTACAAAACCTGAAGAAAGCTCTTGAACAGCTGAAATCTGTACAGGCAGAGCTTGAAGATACTGTGGAAAATCTGGTGGTTGCTAAATCAAAGTTAGCTGAAACAAGGGCAGAACTTGAAATAACA AAGAGACGGTTGATTGGATTTGAAGAAAATTTTGAAGAGAAAGTAGATGAAGTTGATGATAAATACAAACAACAGATAAACAATCTAATGATTGATAATTCTGAATTAAG GAGAAGATACATGCAGAAATGTGACCAACTATTTGATGAGAAATCACAAGGGGAGGTTAGGAGAATGGAGAAATTGAGTAGTACTAAAGAAATTATGCAG ATGCTTGTCCACGTCAAAAATAGATCCAACATAAGTATCGCATGTTCCAATCCCAACACAGACCACATTCCAAAACTTGCATTAACACGTCCGTTGAGTGCTCCATGCACTAAGCGTGAAGAAAACAAAGCTATTCGTTCGGCCGGAGAAACAGGTTATTTAAGAGAACAGGATAGGAGTTACACACAATATGAAAGGCGCCCTCGTACAACGCATTTAACGAGTAGAGCTAAGTCATCTTTAGATTTTCAAGATGATCATACTTCTGATACAACACATCTTCTTCCACTTTGA
- the LOC140040347 gene encoding abl interactor 2-like: MSALETLFDNEIPAGRQALENSQANLLDVAKYCEDNYVNAEDKRVALEETKNYTTQSLASVAYQINTLATSMLQMLDLQVNQLSTMEASVNHIAQTVSIHKEKVARREIGVLTTNKNVTRTHKIIAPANPERPAKYKSKLIDYTALDAIGHGLKIGQPKQRTLSTSSAMSVTSNAALPIVQPNSQYGTIRTNPVRPPRVPDGGQAPNMHNTGPPVPPSMPQSQSNIPQHIQQESPYARHGSPYMSQQGPPQPPQAPQMGHHPSSGPVRPAPAPPPAPMPSTVPPPPPPMPPPDMAPPPPNFDPGLNRVPSLHQESAPPPPPEPADDRPQFAIMSELNRALSKNKGSYSGRKEPQDQYASDFGDMPPPPPPDEPPMFDMTMSPLPPPPPEHFEALDYDEMLPAPPQFLQEDVPEWVPTDYMQKVVAIYDYIANQDDELTFQEGNIIYVVKMNEDGWYEGVMEGVTGLFPGNHVEICP, translated from the exons ATGTCGGCTTTAGAAACTTTATTTGATAATGAAATTCCAGCCGGTCGGCAGGCTCTCGAAAACAGCCAAGCAAACCTTCTTGATGTAGCTAAATACTGTGAAGATAACTATGTCAAT GCTGAAGACAAAAGAGTTGCCCTGGAGGAAACTAAGAATTACACAACACAGTCATTGGCAAGTGTTGCCTACCAAATCAACACATTAGCTACTAGTATGTTGCAGATGCTTGACCTTCAGGTCAATCAGCTGTCTACGATGGAAGCTAGTGTTAACCATATAGCTCAG aCTGTCAGTATACACAAAGAAAAGGTTGCCAGAAGAGAGATTGGTGTTTTGACGACAAATAAAAACGTAACTCGTACACATAAGATTATAGCCCCAGCAAATCCTGAAAGACCAGCAAAATACAAATCAAAACTCATTGATTACACAGCTTTAGATGCTATTGGCCATGGGTTAAAAATTGGACAGCCAAAGCAGAGAACACTTTCTACGAGCAGTGCAATGAGTGTCACTTCTAATGCTGCCTTGCCAATTGTTCAACCAAACAGTCAATAtggaacgattcgtacaaatcCTGTAAGACCACCCAGAGTACCAGACGGCGGCCAAGCACCAAATATGCATAATACTGGGCCGCCTGTACCACCATCTATGCCCCAAAGCCAGTCAAATATTCCTCAACATATACAGCAGGAATCGCCATATGCACGTCATGGATCCCCTTACATGTCCCAGCAGGGCCCTCCACAACCCCCACAAGCACCTCAAATGGGTCATCATCCCTCTTCGGGCCCAGTAAGACCAGCTCCGGCACCACCTCCAGCACCTATGCCAAGTACTGTTCCTCCTCCTCCACCACCAATGCCACCACCAGATATGGCACCTCCTCCACCAAACTTTGATCCTGGATTAAATCGTGTGCCATCATTACATCAGGAATCTGCGCCACCACCACCTCCTGAACCTGCTGACGATAGGCCTCAATTCGCAATAATGAGTGAATTAAACAGAGCATTGTCAAAGAACAAAGGTAGTTATAGCGGTAGGAAAGAGCCACAGGATCAATATGCCTCTGATTTTGGTGATATGCCACCGCCACCTCCTCCGGATGAACCGCCAATGTTTGACATGACCA tGTCTCCATTACCGCCACCGCCCCCAGAGCACTTTGAAGCCCTAGATTATGATGAAATGCTTCCTGCTCCCCCTCAATTTCTGCAAGAAGATGTGCCAGAATGGGTTCCAACTGACTACATGCAGAAAG ttgTGGCCATTTATGACTATATTGCAAACCAGGATGACGAATTGACTTTCCAAGAAGGCAATATTATCTATGTAGTGAAGATGAATGAGGATGGTTGGTATGAAGGAGTCATGGAAGGAGTAACCGGACTATTCCCAGGAAATCATGTAGAAATATGCCCATAA